The following coding sequences are from one Sphaeramia orbicularis chromosome 11, fSphaOr1.1, whole genome shotgun sequence window:
- the LOC115428761 gene encoding lactose-binding lectin l-2-like has product MLFFIFLSVLALGVASPGDGEVKLQRGGCPSFWYTFNGRCYKYVATELNWADAELYCVSQRANLVSIHSLEEHNFIKTLIQNFDHAQGQTWIGLSDTQKEGAWMWSDGCPLDYDLWGKEQPNNLQGNEDCVSFGGSSKWHDYPCSETFPSVCATRILCP; this is encoded by the coding sequence ATGCTGTTCTTCATCTTCTTATCAGTTCTGGCTCTGGGTGTCGCGTCTCCAGGTGATGGTGAAGTGAAGCTACAGCGAGGTGGTTGTCCCTCATTCTGGTACACCTTCAACGGACGCTGCTACAAGTACGTCGCCACAGAGCTGAACTGGGCTGATGCAGAACTCTACTGTGTGTCACAGAGGGCCAACCTGGTGTCCATCCACAGTCTGGAGGAACACAATTTTATCAAAACTCTAATCCAGAATTTTGACCATGCTCAGGGACAGACTTGGATTGGACTCAGCGACACCCAGAAGGAAGGAGCATGGATGTGGTCTGATGGGTGTCCATTGGACTATGACCTGTGGGGCAAAGAACAGCCTAACAATCTCCAGGGAAATGAAGACTGTGTTAGCTTTGGTGGAAGTTCAAAATGGCACGATTATCCTTGTTCTGAAACTTTTCCTTCTGTCTGTGCAACTCGTATTCTTTGCCCGTGA
- the LOC115428753 gene encoding lactose-binding lectin l-2-like has protein sequence MLFFIFLSVLALGVASPPGDGEVKLQRGGCPPFWYNFNGRCYKYVATELTWADAELYCVSQRANLVSIHSLEEHDFIQTLIQNFDHAQGWTWIGLSDIHKEGTWMWSDGCPVDFVLWENGQPDNAHEIEHCVHKNFGESLKWNDDACSETFPSVCATRILCP, from the coding sequence ATGCTGTTCTTCATCTTCTTATCGGTTCTGGCTCTGGGTGTCGCGTCTCCTCCAGGTGATGGTGAAGTGAAGCTACAGCGAGGTGGTTGTCCCCCATTCTGGTACAACTTCAACGGACGCTGCTACAAGTACGTCGCCACAGAGCTGACCTGGGCTGATGCAGAGCTCTACTGTGTGTCACAGAGGGCCAACCTGGTGTCCATCCACAGTCTGGAGGAACACGATTTTATCCAAACTCTAATCCAGAATTTTGACCATGCTCAGGGATGGACTTGGATTGGACTGAGTGACATCCATAAGGAAGGAACATGGATGTGGTCTGATGGGTGTCCAGTGGACTTTGTCCTGTGGGAAAACGGACAGCCTGACAATGCCCACGAAATTGAACACTGTGTTCACAAAAACTTTGGTGAAAGTTTAAAATGGAATGATGATGCTTGTTCTGAAACTTTTCCTTCTGTCTGTGCAACTCGTATTCTCTGCCCGTGA